From the genome of Candidatus Ancaeobacter aquaticus, one region includes:
- a CDS encoding peptidylprolyl isomerase, protein MAQVKIGDTVKVHYTGTLKEGKEFDSSKGRDPLQFALGTGTVIPGFEEAVEGMAKGDKKSVAIPFDKAYGPRKEEMVFEVEKKQFNADIDPEIGQQLEVKREGMQPLFVTVKDISETKVTLDANHPLAGADLTFEIEVIEIV, encoded by the coding sequence ATGGCACAGGTAAAAATCGGTGATACAGTGAAGGTCCATTATACCGGCACATTAAAGGAAGGTAAAGAGTTTGATTCTTCTAAGGGGCGTGACCCATTACAGTTTGCTCTTGGAACAGGGACAGTTATACCCGGTTTTGAAGAAGCTGTTGAAGGAATGGCTAAAGGCGATAAAAAATCTGTAGCGATACCTTTTGATAAAGCCTATGGTCCGCGTAAAGAAGAGATGGTTTTTGAAGTTGAGAAAAAACAGTTTAATGCAGATATCGATCCTGAAATCGGGCAGCAGCTCGAAGTGAAAAGAGAAGGCATGCAGCCACTATTTGTTACCGTTAAAGATATTTCTGAAACCAAGGTAACGCTTGATGCAAATCATCCGCTTGCAGGAGCAGATCTGACGTTTGAAATTGAAGTTATTGAAATTGTATAA
- a CDS encoding DUF5320 domain-containing protein yields MPRGDGTGPNGMGSMTGRGAGYCAGLPNPGNVQGGFGRGGMRAFGGRAGRGYRNMFYATGLPGSVRGRSQGMGYDPMYQVSPEQEVDMMKSHAQNLKSELEILEKDIQQTEQAQKKE; encoded by the coding sequence ATGCCAAGAGGAGATGGTACAGGCCCAAATGGAATGGGTTCTATGACAGGAAGAGGTGCCGGATATTGTGCAGGACTTCCAAATCCCGGAAATGTTCAAGGTGGTTTTGGTCGTGGAGGTATGAGGGCATTTGGCGGTCGCGCTGGCAGAGGCTATCGTAATATGTTTTATGCAACCGGGTTACCCGGTTCGGTGAGAGGGAGATCTCAGGGTATGGGATACGATCCGATGTATCAAGTATCGCCCGAACAGGAGGTTGACATGATGAAATCGCATGCTCAGAACCTGAAAAGTGAACTCGAAATTTTAGAGAAAGATATTCAGCAGACCGAGCAGGCTCAGAAAAAAGAATAA
- a CDS encoding DUF481 domain-containing protein, giving the protein MKRFITIIIVISYFASITPLYAEVFYFSNGDKINGQVVSENDENYSVKTDAMGVVSVSKGYLAKVVSERGKVVYQKNQKIITGPQTPTMIAAKEKAKKLWNAELSAGFDYQTGNTEQGQANANFKISRKTKKNEFTVKGTSYYSETHKKMDAQRYGGSVRYAYSFGKTLKWYNYYKIEGDHDRFANINARATPSVGIGYWFYDTDDFQLLAETGLGVTYTNFRDDMDAKTELVMIPRLFFKKKLIGNLTVSEAVIVYPSLTSVGDFRLHSETILENPITEWLAIRFSLIDDYNNNPGPNTKDNDIRAISSLVYKY; this is encoded by the coding sequence ATGAAAAGGTTTATTACTATCATCATAGTCATCTCTTATTTCGCTTCAATTACGCCTCTTTATGCTGAAGTTTTCTACTTCTCAAATGGGGACAAGATAAACGGTCAAGTTGTAAGTGAGAATGACGAGAACTATTCCGTTAAAACTGATGCTATGGGTGTCGTGTCTGTATCAAAAGGATATCTTGCAAAGGTAGTGAGTGAACGCGGGAAAGTGGTCTATCAAAAAAATCAAAAGATCATTACTGGTCCTCAGACACCGACTATGATTGCCGCGAAAGAAAAAGCGAAAAAGCTTTGGAATGCAGAGCTCTCAGCGGGATTTGATTACCAGACGGGAAATACAGAACAGGGTCAGGCAAACGCAAATTTTAAGATATCCCGAAAAACAAAGAAGAATGAGTTTACGGTGAAGGGGACGAGTTATTACTCTGAAACTCACAAAAAAATGGACGCACAGCGCTACGGCGGTTCTGTCCGGTACGCATATAGTTTTGGCAAAACATTAAAATGGTACAACTATTATAAGATCGAAGGCGATCATGACCGGTTTGCGAACATTAATGCCCGCGCCACGCCGAGTGTTGGTATTGGCTACTGGTTTTACGATACAGATGATTTTCAGCTTTTAGCTGAAACAGGACTCGGTGTTACATACACAAATTTTCGTGATGATATGGATGCTAAAACCGAACTTGTCATGATCCCTCGGCTTTTTTTTAAGAAAAAATTGATCGGAAATCTAACAGTTTCAGAAGCTGTGATCGTGTATCCGTCTTTAACTTCTGTTGGAGATTTCCGGCTTCATTCAGAAACTATTCTCGAAAACCCCATCACTGAGTGGCTTGCGATACGTTTCAGCCTCATTGATGATTATAACAACAATCCAGGGCCAAATACAAAGGACAACGATATCAGGGCGATATCTTCGCTCGTATATAAATACTGA
- a CDS encoding Bax inhibitor-1/YccA family protein produces MMRSGNPALMGNAFTSVRADSAANAMTIQGTVNRSFILLALVVFGASLVWKNPASMAPYIWPALIGGFILALVTIFKKEWAPITSPIYSFVQGLFLGCISAMFEKMYPGIVAQAVGLTLGTLFCMLFAYKTRLIKVTENFKLGVFAATGGIALFYFVAIILGFFGVQVPLIHQSGWMGIGFSLFVVGVAALNLVIDFDYIEKGAEAGAPKYMEWYGAFSIMVTLIWLYLEMLRLLAKIRR; encoded by the coding sequence ATGATGCGATCAGGAAATCCTGCACTTATGGGTAATGCGTTTACCAGTGTGCGTGCAGACAGCGCGGCTAATGCTATGACTATTCAGGGCACGGTAAACCGTTCATTTATATTACTTGCGCTTGTTGTGTTTGGAGCGTCACTGGTATGGAAAAACCCTGCTTCAATGGCCCCGTACATATGGCCGGCACTTATTGGCGGTTTTATACTTGCTTTGGTAACAATATTCAAGAAAGAGTGGGCGCCCATCACTTCACCGATCTATTCTTTTGTTCAGGGATTATTTTTAGGATGTATATCAGCAATGTTTGAGAAGATGTATCCGGGGATTGTTGCTCAAGCGGTAGGATTAACGTTAGGGACACTTTTCTGTATGCTTTTTGCGTACAAGACACGTTTAATAAAAGTAACGGAGAATTTTAAACTTGGTGTGTTTGCTGCAACAGGCGGTATAGCGCTTTTTTATTTTGTTGCGATTATTCTCGGATTTTTTGGAGTGCAGGTGCCGCTTATACATCAAAGCGGGTGGATGGGTATTGGTTTTAGTTTGTTTGTTGTCGGCGTTGCTGCACTTAATCTCGTTATTGATTTTGATTATATCGAAAAAGGTGCCGAAGCGGGTGCTCCAAAATATATGGAATGGTACGGTGCATTTAGCATTATGGTCACTCTTATTTGGCTCTATCTTGAGATGCTGCGCCTTCTCGCAAAGATAAGAAGATAA
- the hflC gene encoding protease modulator HflC, translating into MKLAIKVIAGIIVLVVLSLVTGLVYTVNETQQVVITQFGRPIGKPITTAGLHFKKPFIQQTHYFEKRILEWDGDPNQIPTKDKKYIWIDTTARWKIANALLFLQSVHNEIGAQARLDDILNSATRDIITSNPLVATVRNSNQILEKQEEGEDIIVTEEAVEKISTGRQAVERAILKRARKLAPQYGIELVDVRIKRVNYVQEVRNKVYERMIAERKRAAERYRSEGQGRKAEIDGQREKEMKLITSEAYRTSQGVKGKADAETVNIYAGAYGADPEFYSFQKTLETYGKTVDKNTTLIMTTDSDYYKYMQNIQGE; encoded by the coding sequence ATGAAATTAGCCATTAAAGTAATAGCAGGAATAATTGTTTTAGTAGTGTTATCACTAGTTACCGGATTGGTCTATACGGTAAATGAAACACAGCAGGTGGTTATCACACAGTTTGGTAGACCGATAGGTAAGCCGATCACCACAGCGGGTTTGCATTTCAAAAAACCGTTTATTCAACAAACGCATTATTTTGAAAAAAGAATCCTTGAGTGGGACGGTGATCCAAACCAGATACCGACAAAAGATAAGAAATATATCTGGATTGATACAACCGCACGCTGGAAAATAGCGAATGCACTCTTGTTTTTGCAGTCAGTGCACAATGAAATCGGTGCGCAGGCGCGTCTTGATGATATCCTCAATTCTGCAACACGTGATATCATTACTTCTAATCCTCTTGTTGCGACGGTGAGAAACTCCAACCAGATTTTAGAAAAACAAGAAGAAGGAGAAGATATCATTGTTACAGAAGAAGCGGTAGAAAAGATCTCAACCGGTCGTCAGGCTGTAGAGCGGGCAATTCTTAAAAGGGCACGTAAATTAGCGCCGCAATACGGTATTGAACTTGTTGATGTACGTATTAAGCGTGTTAATTATGTTCAGGAGGTACGTAACAAGGTATATGAACGTATGATCGCAGAGCGTAAACGTGCAGCTGAAAGATATCGTTCTGAAGGACAGGGAAGAAAAGCTGAGATTGACGGCCAGCGTGAAAAAGAGATGAAGCTCATTACCTCTGAAGCATACAGAACATCTCAAGGGGTAAAGGGTAAAGCAGATGCCGAGACGGTAAACATTTATGCCGGTGCTTACGGTGCTGATCCAGAGTTTTATTCGTTTCAGAAGACTTTGGAAACCTATGGTAAAACTGTAGATAAGAACACGACTCTTATTATGACAACAGACAGTGATTACTATAAATATATGCAGAATATTCAAGGAGAGTAG
- a CDS encoding ATP-binding protein, producing the protein MIISVASGKGGTGKTTVATNLALSLVGDVQLLDCDVEEPNAHIFLKPDIRERIPSVIAIPEIDDDKCDYCGKCKDFCVYNALAVLPKGKDGKGSVLFFKTLCHGCGGCYIVCPNDAISEVNHEIGVIEKGVSGNVQFIHGKLNIGEILSPVVIRQTKDHIDKSKTVIIDAPPGTSCPVVATLKQTDFCILVTEPTPFGLNDLVLAVDVLKKMSIPFGVVINRSDIGDDKVTQYCEKNDIPILMEIPFDREIAQYYSEGIPFVNKMESYKEEFKGMYERIVNLI; encoded by the coding sequence ATGATTATTTCAGTTGCAAGCGGTAAAGGTGGCACGGGAAAAACTACGGTAGCCACGAATCTTGCTTTATCATTAGTAGGTGATGTTCAGCTTCTGGATTGTGATGTTGAAGAGCCCAATGCCCATATATTCTTAAAACCGGATATAAGGGAGCGGATTCCTTCGGTTATTGCAATTCCAGAAATAGATGATGATAAGTGCGATTATTGCGGAAAATGTAAGGATTTTTGTGTGTATAATGCGCTTGCCGTGTTGCCGAAAGGTAAGGACGGAAAAGGGAGTGTTTTGTTTTTTAAGACGCTATGCCATGGATGCGGAGGCTGTTATATTGTGTGTCCAAATGATGCCATCAGCGAAGTTAATCATGAGATCGGTGTTATCGAAAAGGGTGTGTCTGGGAACGTGCAGTTTATACATGGGAAACTTAATATTGGAGAAATATTATCTCCGGTAGTTATCAGGCAGACAAAAGATCATATTGATAAGTCCAAAACAGTGATTATTGATGCTCCACCCGGCACATCGTGTCCTGTTGTTGCGACATTAAAGCAAACGGATTTTTGCATACTGGTCACAGAACCTACCCCTTTTGGATTAAACGATCTGGTTTTGGCTGTTGATGTCCTAAAAAAGATGTCTATCCCTTTTGGGGTTGTTATCAACCGTTCAGATATTGGCGACGATAAGGTCACGCAGTATTGTGAAAAAAATGATATTCCCATTCTTATGGAGATTCCTTTTGACAGAGAGATTGCGCAATATTATTCCGAGGGTATTCCGTTTGTCAACAAGATGGAATCCTATAAAGAAGAATTTAAAGGTATGTACGAGAGGATAGTGAATCTGATATGA
- a CDS encoding transposase, with product MPRIARIVAIDYPHHVVQRGNRKEPVFFDDEDRCNYLFMLKKSCQEFDCSVHAYCLMNNHVHLLVIPHQEKSLSKTMHKLSFQYAQYINKKYEKSGRLWESRYHSSVIDRNSYLWMVCKYIESNPVRAQIVAEPFDYQWSSAKINAGIVTDGFLKTICTDSDREQYSSFLKREEEIEQTQMINRATFCGRPIGTETFMSALAAKCGLKSIVAAKPRGRPRKK from the coding sequence ATGCCACGAATTGCGCGAATTGTTGCTATAGATTACCCTCATCATGTTGTGCAGAGGGGAAACAGAAAAGAACCGGTTTTCTTTGATGATGAAGATAGATGTAACTATCTTTTCATGTTAAAGAAAAGCTGTCAAGAATTTGACTGTTCTGTGCATGCCTATTGTCTGATGAACAATCATGTGCACCTGTTGGTTATCCCTCATCAAGAAAAATCACTTTCTAAGACCATGCATAAGCTGAGCTTTCAATATGCACAGTATATCAATAAGAAATATGAAAAAAGTGGGAGATTGTGGGAGTCTCGTTACCATTCATCGGTGATTGATCGTAATTCGTATCTTTGGATGGTGTGTAAGTATATTGAGTCTAATCCGGTAAGGGCTCAGATCGTTGCTGAACCATTTGACTATCAATGGTCTAGTGCGAAGATTAACGCGGGCATTGTTACGGATGGATTTTTAAAGACGATATGCACTGATAGTGATAGGGAGCAGTACTCTTCATTTCTCAAACGTGAAGAAGAGATTGAACAAACACAGATGATCAATCGTGCGACTTTTTGCGGCAGACCAATAGGTACAGAGACATTTATGAGTGCACTTGCTGCAAAGTGTGGACTCAAAAGTATTGTAGCTGCAAAGCCAAGAGGACGACCACGGAAAAAATAA
- a CDS encoding YggT family protein, producing MFVIGNLFSALATIVDIVLTILYWLILIRTLISWVNPDPYNVIVQYLNKLTEPILRPIRRLIPMSIGIDISPIIAFLAIILVKSFLVKTLMDLSTRLQ from the coding sequence ATGTTTGTAATTGGTAATTTATTTTCAGCACTCGCGACCATTGTTGATATTGTACTGACTATTTTATATTGGCTGATACTGATTCGTACGCTTATTAGCTGGGTAAATCCTGATCCGTATAACGTAATAGTTCAGTATCTTAATAAGTTAACAGAACCAATCCTTAGGCCAATTAGGCGTTTGATTCCAATGAGTATAGGAATAGATATATCTCCTATCATTGCATTTCTTGCGATCATTTTAGTGAAATCATTTCTTGTAAAGACGTTAATGGACCTGAGTACGCGTTTACAATAA
- the hflK gene encoding FtsH protease activity modulator HflK, which yields MDFNNPDQIIELGKKKFADSKKFIPILIIVVVVIVALTGMVYSIGPDEVGVLTRFGKYTATTDPGLHMKLPFGIDKVKPVKVKRIFKEEFGSKSTRSNIRRGYTTRPYLDQSLMLTGDLNILNVQWIVQFRVKDPVKLLFYIRDPLDAVRDLSEVVMRRYVGDYRVDEVLTTKREEIDDRVQVELQRILDSYDTGIQVVTVKLLDVNPPDAVKPAFNEVNEAKQERERVINQAWEAYNKAIPRARGEAKKVIRQAEGYALDKVNRSKGEAERFGMILSEYKKAPEITKKRLYLDTMSNVLPQADQKYVVDKKQSSILPLMNIGKNAKKGGKN from the coding sequence ATGGATTTTAACAATCCCGATCAAATTATTGAACTTGGCAAAAAGAAGTTTGCAGATTCAAAAAAGTTTATACCGATACTGATCATTGTTGTGGTAGTGATCGTTGCATTGACCGGTATGGTGTATTCAATAGGCCCTGATGAAGTTGGTGTATTAACGCGGTTTGGTAAATATACCGCTACAACTGATCCAGGACTGCACATGAAACTGCCGTTTGGTATTGATAAAGTGAAGCCGGTAAAAGTAAAACGTATTTTTAAAGAAGAGTTTGGATCAAAGTCTACACGTTCGAATATTAGAAGAGGGTATACTACACGGCCATATCTTGACCAGTCATTGATGTTGACCGGAGATCTTAATATATTGAATGTACAATGGATCGTGCAGTTTAGGGTAAAAGACCCGGTAAAACTGCTGTTTTATATTCGCGATCCACTGGACGCGGTACGAGACCTATCAGAAGTTGTTATGAGACGATATGTAGGTGATTATCGTGTAGATGAGGTTTTAACTACAAAGCGTGAAGAAATTGATGATAGGGTACAGGTAGAACTTCAGAGGATATTGGATAGCTATGATACCGGTATACAAGTTGTAACGGTAAAGCTCCTAGATGTAAATCCACCTGATGCGGTTAAGCCTGCATTTAATGAAGTGAATGAGGCAAAACAGGAAAGAGAACGTGTTATTAATCAGGCATGGGAAGCGTACAATAAGGCTATCCCTCGTGCGCGTGGTGAAGCTAAAAAAGTGATACGCCAAGCTGAAGGATATGCACTCGACAAAGTGAACAGGTCAAAAGGTGAAGCTGAACGTTTCGGTATGATTCTCTCAGAATACAAAAAAGCGCCGGAAATTACCAAGAAACGTTTATATCTTGATACGATGTCAAATGTACTTCCTCAAGCTGATCAAAAGTATGTTGTAGACAAAAAACAGTCATCTATTTTACCCCTGATGAATATAGGGAAGAATGCGAAAAAGGGAGGTAAAAACTGA
- a CDS encoding NifB/NifX family molybdenum-iron cluster-binding protein, with translation MKIAISTDNNQVAEHFGRCPSYTIVTIECNKVVKTETVNNPGHEPGQIPKFLHDKGVACIIAGGMGMRAQTFFQEYGIQAIVGVGGTVDDTVSQYVEGELISGSSLCSPGAGKGYGIDKTVCDHEDNDSQNEQKE, from the coding sequence ATGAAAATTGCAATTTCTACAGACAACAACCAGGTAGCGGAGCATTTTGGAAGGTGTCCGTCATACACGATTGTTACGATTGAGTGTAACAAGGTCGTGAAGACAGAAACAGTTAATAATCCCGGGCATGAACCTGGTCAGATCCCGAAATTCCTGCATGATAAGGGCGTGGCATGCATTATTGCGGGCGGGATGGGAATGAGAGCGCAAACATTTTTTCAAGAGTACGGCATACAGGCAATAGTCGGTGTGGGCGGAACAGTTGATGATACGGTTAGCCAATATGTTGAAGGTGAACTTATAAGTGGTAGTAGTTTATGCAGCCCTGGCGCTGGCAAGGGGTATGGAATAGATAAAACGGTGTGTGATCATGAAGATAATGACTCACAGAATGAACAAAAGGAGTGA
- a CDS encoding superoxide dismutase [Ni]: MKKTMLIVSCIISVLIFTQVCYSHCQIPCGIYDDEARFAMIAEDITTIEKSMNEIISLSKKKEKNYNQIVRWIENKEVHADKIMNTVTYYFMAQRIKPVPSEDVKGYKQYQDKITVLHQMLVYAMESKQTTDLKNVKKLRELLKQFHELYHKHSNVT, from the coding sequence ATGAAGAAAACGATGCTGATAGTAAGTTGTATTATAAGTGTATTGATATTTACTCAAGTGTGTTATTCGCATTGTCAAATACCATGCGGGATATATGATGATGAAGCGCGTTTCGCGATGATTGCTGAAGACATTACCACTATTGAAAAGTCTATGAATGAAATCATTTCGTTATCTAAAAAGAAAGAAAAAAACTATAACCAAATTGTACGGTGGATAGAGAATAAAGAAGTGCATGCTGATAAGATAATGAATACGGTAACGTATTATTTCATGGCACAAAGAATTAAACCGGTTCCCTCTGAAGATGTTAAAGGATATAAACAATATCAGGATAAAATAACCGTTCTTCATCAAATGTTAGTCTATGCGATGGAATCAAAACAGACAACGGATCTTAAGAATGTGAAGAAACTACGGGAATTACTAAAACAATTTCACGAGCTCTATCATAAACATTCAAATGTAACGTAA
- a CDS encoding ATP-binding protein, producing the protein MKQIVVISGKGGTGKTLLTASFASLARSKVMVDCDVDAADLHLILHPSVKEQHEFRSGHTAVINKSFCKECGKCIDLCRFNAIDDTYTVDPVSCEGCRLCEYVCPVNAVRMEENISGDWFISDTKYGPMVHAKLGIAEENSGKLVALVRKKAKEIADKGNHEYIIIDGPPGIGCPVIASLSGVDVALVVTEPTLSGIHDMMRVLEVASHFDTEAKVVINKYDLNEKNSQDIKAMCSEKGVEIIGMVPFSKEACYSIVNALPLVEYTKGPITQEIISIWNKLE; encoded by the coding sequence ATGAAACAGATAGTGGTAATAAGCGGTAAAGGCGGAACCGGAAAGACATTATTGACGGCATCATTTGCATCACTGGCTCGCAGCAAGGTTATGGTTGATTGTGATGTTGATGCTGCTGATTTGCATTTGATTCTTCACCCCTCTGTTAAGGAACAGCATGAGTTTAGAAGCGGGCATACAGCGGTAATTAATAAATCGTTTTGCAAAGAATGCGGCAAATGCATTGATCTTTGCCGGTTTAATGCGATAGATGATACGTACACGGTTGATCCGGTATCGTGTGAAGGGTGCAGGCTCTGTGAATATGTATGTCCTGTCAATGCGGTGAGGATGGAAGAGAATATTTCAGGAGACTGGTTTATATCCGATACTAAATATGGTCCTATGGTTCATGCAAAGCTGGGTATAGCCGAGGAGAATTCAGGTAAGCTTGTGGCTCTTGTAAGGAAAAAGGCCAAGGAGATTGCGGATAAGGGGAATCATGAATACATAATTATTGACGGTCCTCCCGGAATTGGCTGTCCGGTTATAGCATCTTTATCCGGCGTTGATGTGGCGCTTGTTGTAACCGAACCGACTTTGTCAGGTATACATGATATGATGAGGGTGCTTGAGGTCGCATCTCATTTTGACACTGAAGCCAAGGTTGTAATCAATAAATATGATTTAAATGAGAAGAACTCTCAGGATATAAAGGCGATGTGCAGTGAAAAAGGCGTTGAGATTATCGGAATGGTTCCTTTTTCCAAAGAAGCCTGTTACTCTATTGTAAATGCCCTTCCGCTTGTCGAGTATACGAAAGGGCCAATCACGCAGGAAATAATTTCTATCTGGAATAAATTAGAGTAA
- a CDS encoding ARMT1-like domain-containing protein → MKTYLECIPCFFNQAIEAARNAGASAKKQKLIVDRIAQVLPSFPFSATPPEMGRIIYSIVSDITEIKDIYAEVKHKSNERALSVYPIARKKVISSSDRLLTALELAVSGNVIDYGIKNKLDVDAELKKILKKEKTKIKSEKKGLFQYKKFRQALKGSRTILYCVDNAGEIVFDKLLMEEIRLYYPDIRIICAVKAKPIINDALLSDALYCQMDRVSEIISSGSEAPGTVLKQCSKEFRRVFRKADMIISKGQGNFETLSKVRGPIFYLFMAKCPVVAKHVRGDMGDYILIDNPTAIKL, encoded by the coding sequence ATGAAAACATATCTTGAATGTATCCCGTGTTTTTTTAATCAGGCAATAGAAGCTGCGCGTAATGCCGGTGCGAGCGCAAAAAAGCAGAAACTGATCGTTGATCGTATTGCTCAAGTATTGCCATCGTTTCCTTTTTCAGCAACACCTCCTGAAATGGGGCGCATCATATATTCCATAGTATCTGATATTACAGAAATTAAGGATATATATGCTGAGGTAAAGCATAAAAGCAACGAGCGTGCACTGAGCGTCTATCCGATTGCCAGAAAAAAAGTTATTTCATCGAGTGATAGACTGCTGACGGCATTAGAGCTAGCGGTAAGCGGTAATGTGATAGATTATGGGATAAAAAATAAATTGGATGTTGATGCCGAGCTGAAAAAGATCCTAAAAAAAGAGAAAACGAAGATAAAATCTGAAAAAAAGGGTCTGTTTCAGTATAAGAAATTCAGGCAAGCGTTAAAAGGATCCAGAACGATTCTGTATTGTGTCGATAATGCGGGAGAAATAGTTTTTGATAAGTTATTGATGGAAGAAATACGATTATACTATCCTGATATACGGATTATATGCGCGGTAAAAGCAAAACCTATTATTAATGATGCGTTATTGAGCGATGCATTGTATTGTCAGATGGACAGGGTCTCTGAGATCATATCAAGCGGTTCTGAAGCGCCTGGAACGGTCCTGAAGCAGTGTTCAAAAGAGTTTCGGCGTGTATTTCGAAAAGCGGATATGATTATCAGTAAGGGGCAGGGCAATTTTGAGACATTATCAAAGGTAAGGGGCCCTATTTTTTATTTATTTATGGCAAAATGTCCGGTAGTAGCAAAACACGTGCGAGGTGACATGGGTGATTATATATTGATTGATAACCCTACAGCGATAAAATTATGA
- a CDS encoding NifB/NifX family molybdenum-iron cluster-binding protein — protein MKICITAQGDNLDSNVDPRFGRCQNFIIVDTDTLDFIVHQNPYIDSTGGAGIQAAQFVVDKDIKSVLSGHIGPNAFQTLQAAGVLMYVSVAGTIREVVQSFNEGKYRPTAAPDVADKFGSGK, from the coding sequence ATGAAAATATGTATAACAGCACAGGGAGACAATCTGGATAGCAATGTTGATCCGCGATTCGGCAGATGTCAAAATTTCATTATTGTTGATACGGACACGTTGGATTTTATTGTGCACCAGAATCCCTACATTGACAGTACAGGCGGTGCCGGAATACAAGCCGCGCAATTTGTTGTTGATAAAGACATTAAAAGTGTATTGAGCGGGCATATAGGACCGAATGCGTTTCAGACGTTGCAGGCTGCTGGTGTTTTAATGTATGTATCAGTAGCAGGAACTATTCGTGAAGTGGTACAATCATTTAATGAAGGAAAATATAGACCAACAGCTGCCCCTGATGTTGCGGACAAGTTCGGGTCAGGAAAATAG
- a CDS encoding transcriptional repressor, with amino-acid sequence MKYQCGKTSDQWHGKMRGGGFRLTIPRQGILDILGNASEHLSAEDIYLKVHRKHPTVGLTTVYRTLEMLVQLGIISKYDFGDGRARYEISERADGKEHHHHLVCSACGKVTDYTDFVDEEVQLLKKTEKGLSKKFNFKITSHVLQFYGLCEKCK; translated from the coding sequence ATGAAATATCAATGTGGTAAAACGTCAGACCAGTGGCACGGAAAGATGCGTGGAGGAGGATTTAGACTTACTATTCCTCGTCAGGGAATACTTGATATATTAGGTAATGCATCGGAACACTTAAGCGCTGAAGATATCTATTTAAAAGTTCATCGGAAGCATCCAACGGTAGGGTTAACAACAGTGTATAGAACACTTGAAATGCTTGTGCAGTTGGGCATCATCTCAAAATATGACTTTGGTGATGGACGTGCAAGATATGAAATATCAGAAAGGGCTGATGGGAAAGAACACCACCATCATTTAGTATGTAGCGCATGCGGGAAGGTGACAGATTATACAGATTTTGTGGACGAAGAGGTACAGCTTTTGAAAAAAACTGAAAAAGGTCTTTCCAAAAAGTTTAATTTTAAAATCACAAGTCATGTTTTGCAGTTTTATGGTTTGTGCGAAAAGTGTAAGTAA